The genomic interval ATCCGGAAGAAGATCAGCAGGACCGCGGCCCAGACGCCGATCGTGTCGTGCGAGGGGATCAGGCCGATCGCGAACGTGCCGACGGCCATCAGGATCATCGTCAGCGCGAGGACCTTCTTGCGGCCGACCTTGTCGCCCATCGGCCCGAAGAACATGCCGCCGAGCGGCCGTACGAGGAAGGCCACCGCGAAGGTCGCGAAGGAGGAGAGGAGCTGCGTGGTCTCGTTCCCGGACGGGAAGAACACGTGTCCGATCGTCACGGCCAGGTAGGAGTAGATCCCGAAGTCGAACCACTCCATGGCGTTGCCCAGGGAGGCGGCCTTGACGGCCCGCTTGACCGCCGCGTCGTCCGTGACCGTGATGTCCGTCCGGCGCAGCCGCGGGTTCCGCCGTTTCCGGATGGCCCGGAAGAGCGTGGGGTGGCGTTTGACCGCTTCGGGGTCGGCCGCCTGGTGGGGGTCGGGGGCCGCCATGGCCGGGTCCTTTCCTCGGAGTGTGTTCCAGGAAAAGCTTCTGCGCAGTCATGGCGGTCGCAAACCGACTTCGTGGGCCGATGCGATCTCCCTCACATGATCTGAACACGTTCTGCGGTCGGCCGCTGGTCGGAATCGCCGTAATTGCGGGAATCGTGTGAGGGGTGGCCCGGGGCCGTCGGTGCCCCGGGCGGTGGACGTCAGATGCCCAGATCCCTGATGATCTTGGCTACGTGGCCGGTCGCCTTGACGTTGTAGAACGCGTGCTCGATCTTGCCGTCCTCGTCGACGACGACGGTGGAACGGATCACGCCCGTCACCACTTTGCCGTAGAGCTTCTTCTCGCCGAAGGCGCCGTAGGCCTCCAATGTTTCCTTGGCCGGGTCGCCCACCAGAGTGACCTTGAGGTTCTCCGTGTCGCGGAACTTCGCGAGCTTCTCCGGCTTGTCGGGGGAGACGCCGATGACGTCGTACCCGGCGCTCGTCAGGAGGTCGAGGTTGTCCGTGAAGTCGCAGGCCTGCTTGGTACATCCGGGGGTAAGCGCGGCGGGGTAGAAGTACACGATGACCTTGCGGCCCTTGTGGTCCGCGAGCGACACCTCGTTGCCGTCGGCGTCGGGAAGGGTGAAGGCGGGAGCGGGGTCGCCGGGCTTCAGTCGCTCGCTCATGTGGTTCTCCTCGGGTGGTGCGCGGGTCGGACGGGACCGAGGGTAATAGGGGTGCCGCCGGGTGTGCGGGGGTTCGAGCTGACAGACTGTCGATGAAGGTTCAGACGAAGGTTTACCGGACGACGACCACGGAGGCGGCGCAGTGTCGGATGCCAGGACCCCTGCGCAGATCGAGGCGGACATCATCAGCAGGCGCAAGCAGCTTGCCGTGGTGCTCGACGAGATCGGGGTGCGGGTACACCCGAAGACGATCATCGGTGACGCGAAGGCGAAGGCGGCCCAGTCCGTGGACCGGACGGCCGGCCGTGCCTTCGTCGCGGTGAACCGTTCGGTGTCGGAGGTGAAGGCGCAGTTCGTCGCGGAGGACGGCTCCCCGCGGTTGGAGCGGGTGATTCCCGCGGCTCTGCTGGTGGTCGGTGTGGTGGGGCTGCTCACTGTGTCCGGGCGTCGCCGCAGGTGACCGGCGGCGGTCGGTACGCGTCCGGTGGCGTTCGGCACCCGGAGGCGTACGGTCCGGGGCCCGGCAGGTAGGTTGCGGGCGTGAGCGACAACACCCACGAGGGCCATCGCGGCGCCACCGGCTCCGCCGACGACGACAAGCTGCCCATCCGGATGCTGCACGACCGGGTGCTGGTGCGGAACGACGCGTCCGAGGGGGAGCGGCGCTCCGGCGGCGGCATCCTGATTCCGGCGACGGCCGCGGTGGGCCGGCGTCTGGCCTGGGCCGTCGTCGTCGCGGTCGGGCAGAACGTGCGGACGGTGGAGCCCGGCGACCGGGTGCTGTACGACCCGGAGGACCGTGCCGAGGTCGAGGTGCGGGGTGTGGCGTACGTCCTGATGCGGGAGCGTGATCTGCACGCGGTGGCCGCCGACCGGTTCGAGGGGTCGGTGGATTCGACCGGGTTGTATCTGTAGGGATCTGTAGGGATCTGTAGGGCTCCCTGGGGGGCCGTGGCTGTTCAGGGGCTGGTGACCGGTGTCACCAGGCCCTTTCCCCGTTTTTTGCTACGGTGGTACCACCCCGACGAGACGCGCCGTACCGGGCCTGCAAAGACGACGCACCCGTTCTGTTCACGTGGTTTCGTCGTCGGAGGTGCCAGTCATGGCCTGGGTTCTGTTGATCATTGCCGGTGTGCTCGAAGTGGGCTGGTCGATCGGGATGAAGTACACCGAGGGGTTCACCCGGCTGTGGCCGAGCGTGTTCACCGGCCTCGGGATCGTGGCGAGCATGGTGTTGCTGTCCCATGCGGCGAAGACGCTGCCGATCGGTACGGCGTACGGCGTGTGGGTCGGTATCGGTGCGGCCGGTGCGGCGATCGTGGGCATGGTCGCGCTGAACGAGCCGGCGACCGCTGCCCGGATCTTCTTCGTCTGTCTGCTGCTGGTGGCCGTGGTCGGCCTGAAGGCGACCTCCGGGCACTGACGTACGGGTTTCGGTGGCTCCCGGTCATACGTACCTGGGGCCTCCGGGGCCGGTGCTGCGCACGCCCTCGGCGGACGTCTCAGCCGCCCCCGCTGTCACCGTTCTCTCCGCTGTAGCCGTCACCGCCGGTGCCGCCGGTGCTCCCTGTTTCTCGGGAGCCGCCGTTGGCGCCGGCGGTGTTGTTCGTTCCGCCGTCCGTGCCGCTCGTCCCGCCGGTGTCCGTGCCGGTCGTGGGCGGGCTGCTGCCGGCCGGGTTGGTTTCCGGGGTGCCGGAGGGGCCGGTGGTGGGTTCCGACGAGGAGGACGGGTCCGTGCTGCCGTCGGGGTTCTCGTCGAGCTGGGGCTCGTCCTCCTCGTCGGAGCCGGGTGCCGTCTCCAGGTCGAACTCCTGGGCCGGGGAGGAGCGCAGCGCCGCTTCCGTATAGGCGGCCCAGGTCTCGGCCGGGGCGCCGCCGCCGTTGACGCGGGGCAGGCCGAGGGCTCCGTACAGCGGGGTCTGGGCGCCCGTCTTCGGGTTCTGGCCCATCACGGCGACGACGGTCGCGAGGTCCGGGGTGTACCCGGCGAACCAGGCGGCCCGGTCCTCCTCGGCCGTGCCGGTCTTGCCCACGGCGGGGCGGCCCACGGCCTGGGCCGCGGTGCCGGTGCCGCCCTCCACGACGCTGCGCAGCACGGCGGTGGTGGTGTCGGCGGCCTCGCGGCTGACGGCCTGGTCGGTCGTGCGCTCGGGCAGCTCGATCTCCGTGCCGTTCTTGGTGACCTTCTCGACGAGGACGTGGCGGCCGTGCCGGCCGTGGTCGGCGAGGGTGGCGTACGCCTCGGTCATGTCCAGGACGCTGGCGTTGGCGGTGCCGAGCGCGATGGAGGGGGAGGCGATGAGGTCGGGGGTGTCGGTGGGGATGCCGAGGGCGACCGCGGTGTCCCGGACCTTTCCGGGGCCGACGTCCTGGGCCATCTGCGCGTAGACGGAGTTGACCGACTTGTCGGTGGCGGTGCGCACGGTGATGTCGCCGTAGTCGACGTCGTCCTCGTTGGCGGGAGCGTAGTCGGTGGGGCCCTGCGCGCCGACGACCATGCGTTTGTTGGCGCCCTCGTAGACGGTGTTGGGCGTGATGCGCCGGCCGTCCTGGGTGGTGGAGTCGTTGACGACGGCGGAGGTGAGGACGAACGGTTTGAAGACGGAGCCGACCTGGTAGTCGCGGCGGGTCGCGTTGCTGACGTACTGCTTCGTGTAGTCGATGCCGCCGTACAGGGCGACGACCTCGCCGGTGGCGGGGACGATCGAGGCCCCGCCGACGCGGACGTTGCGGTCGGCCTCGCGTTCGGCGCTGGTCCTGGACATCACGTTGGCGTCGACGGCCTTGACGAAGGCGTTCTGCTTGGCCTTGTCGAGAGTTGTGGTGATGCGGTAGCCGCCGGTGGCGAGGGTCTTCCCGTCGAGAATGCCGCGCTGGTCGAGGTGGTCCTCGACGGCCTGCACGATGTAGCCGCGCTGTCCCGAGAGCCCGGTCGGCGGTCTCGCCTCGCCGGGGGTGGGGAACTCCGTCGTCGCCCGTTCGGCCGCATCGAGCCAGTTCTCCTTGACCATGCCGTCCAGGACGTAGTTCCAGCGGTGCTGGGCGGCGCGCCTGCTGTCGGGGTGGGCGACGACGTCGTAGGCGCTGGGGGCGTTGAGGAGGCAGGCGAGGTAGGCGCCCTCGGCGGTGGTGAGGTCCTCGACGTTCTTGCCGTAGTACGCCTGGGCGGCGGCCTGGATGCCGTAGGCGTTGCGCCCGAAGTAGCTGGTGTTGAGGTAGCCCTCGAAGATCTGGTTCTTGGTCTCCTCGCGGTCGAGCTTGACCGCGATGAAGAACTCCTTGGCCTTGCGCAGGACGGTCCGCTCCTGGCCGAGGTAGTAGTTCTTCACGTACTGCTGGGTGATCGTCGAGCCGCCCTGCTTGCCCTTGCCGGTCACGGTGTTCCAGCCGGCCCGGACCATCGCCTTCACGTCCACGGCCCGCTCGGAGTAGAAGTCCCGGTCCTCGGCGGCCAGTACCGCGTGCTGGACGGTCGCGGGGACCTGGGAGAGCTTGACCTTCTCCCGGTTCACGTCGCCGTCCCGGGCGATGACGCTGCCGTCGCTGTAGAGGTAGACGTTGGACTGGGCGGTGGCCGCGGCGTTGGCGGCCGGGATGTCGACGAACTGGTATCCGGCGACGAACCCTCCGATGAGGAGGAGCCCGAGGCCCAGGACGGTCCCGAGGGTCATCCGCCAGGTGGGGACGGCACGCCGCCAGCCGGTGCGCCGCTTCCTGCCGTTCTTCCGGCTCTTCCCGCTGTTCGCCGGCGGCTCTCCCCGGTGGCTCCCGGGTGCGGCCGCCGCGCCCGAGGGGTCGCGGGGGGCCCAGTGCTGTGGCTCGTCGCTCATGTCCGTGGGGCTCCTCGGGCGTGGTCAGTTCTCCCATAGTGCCCGTTTTGCCGGGAAACCTTCGGTTCTCCCCGGGGCGTTCCCTCCACCGGTCGTCACCGTCGTCCCGAAAACGCGGTCGCGGGGGCCGGGGCGCCTGCACTAGGCTCGGGCGCTTTGGTGTCGGGAGCCGGTGGTGCCGGGGGAGAGGGGACGACGTGCGGCTCTACGCGGTGGTGGCGGGGGGTGCGTTCCGGCGCTACGCCACCTACCGGACGGCCACGGCCGCGGGGGTGTTCACCAACACGGTCTTCGGCTTCATCGTGGCGTACACCTACATCGCCCTGTGGGACGCACGTCCGCAGCTCGGCGGGTACGACACGTCCGAGGCGCTGACCTACGTCTGGCTCGGGCAGGCCCTGCTGATGGCCTGCGCCATGATGGGCGGCGGCTTCGAGGACGAGCTGACGGAGCGTATCCGTACGGGGGACATCGCCGTCGACCTGTACCGTCCCGTCGACCTCCAGCTGTGGTGGCTGGCGTCGGACCTGGGCCGGGCGGCGTTCCATCTGCTGGGGCGCGGTGTGGTGCCGATGTTCCTCGGGGCGCTCGCGTTCGATCTGGCGCTCCCGGGATCGCCGTGGACCTGGCCGGCGTTCTTCGTCTCGGTGTTTCTGGGCGTGGTGGTCAGCTTCGCGGTGCGCTTCCTGGTCGCGATGTCGGCGTTCTGGCTGATGGACGGGGCGGGCGCGATGCGGATCGTGTCGTTGGCCGGGCTGTTCTTCTCCGGGATGCTGCTGCCGCTGAACCTGTTCCCCGGCCTGCTGGGAGAGGTGGCGCGGGCGTTGCCGTGGTCCTCGCTGCTCCAGGTCCCGGCCGATGTGTTCCTCGGCAAGCACACGGGGTGGGGGCTGGTGGAGGCGTACGCGTTCCAGGGCGGCTGGGCGGTGGTGCTGCTGCTGGCGGGCCGTCTGCTGCAGACCGCGGCGACCAGGAGGGTGGTGGTGCAGGGTGGCTGAGAGCGTGGTGCGGACGGAGAAGAAGGCCGGGGTGCCGGGGGCACGGGGGGCGCCGGAGGCGTTCCCCTTCCCGGAGCGGCCCCGGCTGCTGGAGGGCGTGCGGGCCTACGGGCTGATCATGGCGATGTGGGTGCGTTCGACGATGGCGTACCGGGCCTCGTTCGCCATGACGGTGTTCGGGGACTTCGCGGTGACGGCCTTCGACTTCGTGACGATCCTGCTGATGTTCTCGCACGTCGACGCCCTGGGCGGCTACACGTTGCAGGAGATCGCCCTGCTGTACGGGGTGTCGGCCACCGCGTTCGGGCTGTGCGACCTGCTGCTGGGTTCGATGGACCGGGTGGGCCGCCGGGTCCGTGACGGGACGCTCGACACCCTGCTGGTGCGGCCGGTCCCGGTGCTGGCGCAGGTCGCGGCGGACCGGTTCGCGCTGCGCCGGCTGGGGCGGATCACGCAGGGGCTGCTGGTCCTCGGCTACGCGCTGGTCTCGCTGGACATCGCGTGGACGCCGCTGAAGGTGCTGATGCTGCCGATGATGGTGGTGAGCGGTGCGGCGATCTTCGGGGCGATCTTCGTCGCGGGGGCGGCGTTCCAGTTCGTCGCGCAGGACGCCTCGGAGGTGCAGAACTCCTTCACGTACGGCGGGACGACGCTGCTCCAGTACCCGCCCACGATCTTCGGAGCGGACCTCGTGCGCGGGGTGACGTTCGTGGTGCCGCTGGCCTTCGTCAGCTGGCTGCCCGCGCTGTACGTGCTGGACCGGGAGTACCCGGTCGACCTGCCGGAGTGGGTGGCGTTCCTGCCGCCGTTGGTGGCGGTGGCCTGCTGGGGGCTGGCGGGGATCGCGTGGCGGGCGGGGTTGCGGGCGTACCGGAGCACGGGCAGTTGAGCGGGAACGATCACGGAGGAGGGTACGGGCATGGGTGACGGCACGGGCACAGGCACAGGCACAGGCACAGGCACAGGCACAGGCACGGGCACGGGCACGGGCACAGGAGTGGGCACAGGCGCGGGCACGACCACAGCCACGAGTACGGCCACGACTACGACCACGGGCATCGGCGGCGACGGCGACGGCTTCATCACTCTCGACGGCGTCGAGAAGGTCTTCCAGGTCCGCCGCCGCGCCGGACTGCTGCGCCGCGAGCGCCGCGAGGTGCGGGCGGTGGACGGGATCAGCTTCCGGGTGTCCCGCGGCGAGATGGTCGGCTACATCGGTCCGAACGGGGCCGGGAAGTCGACCACGATCAAGATGCTGACGGGCATCCTCACCCCGAGCGGCGGCCGGCTGCGGGTCGCGGGCATCGACCCTTCCCGCGAACGTACACGCCTGGCCCACCGCATCGGTGTCGTCTTCGGCCAGCGGACCACCCTCTGGTGGGACCTGCCGCTGCGCGACTCGTACCGGCTGATGCACCGCATGTACCGGATCCCCGACCGGCGTTACCGGGAGAACCTGGACCGCTGCGTCGAACTCCTCGATCTGGGCGCGCTGTTGGAAGTTCCCGTACGGCAGCTCTCGCTGGGGCAGCGGATGCGCGGCGACATCGCGGCGGCGTTGCTGCACGATCCGGAGGTGCTCTATCTGGACGAGCCGACGATCGGCCTCGATGTGACCTCCAAGGCCAAGGTGCGGCAGTTCCTCAAGGAGTTGAACACCGAGCGAGGGACGACGGTCCTGCTGACGACGCACGACCTCACCGACATCGAGCAGTTGTGCAACCGGGTGATGGTGATCGACCACGGGCGTCTGATGTACGACGGTTCGCTGGCGGGCCTGCACGAGGTGGGGGAGAGCGAACGCATGCTCGTGGTGGACCTGGAGAGCGAACTCCCCCCGATCGTCCTGGAGTCGGAGGAGGCGGGCGGCGCGCCGGCCCTGCGGGCGGTCAAGGTGGAGGGCCCGCGCCAGTGGCTGGCGTTCCCCGCCGCCGCGTCGGCCGCCCCGCTGGTGGCGCGGATCGCCGCGGACTACCCGCTGGTCGACCTGTCGGTACGGGAACCGGACATCGAGGCCGTGATCGCCAGGATGTACGCGTCCGCGCCGTGACGCGCACACCCACTCGGGGCGGCGCGGCGGGCACTCCACCGGAGCGGCGCGCGCAGGTCGTGGTCCTGCATGTCTGGGCCGGGAACGGGTGCGTTCAATAGGCTGCGCCGTATGACAAGTGAGAGTCCGGACATGCGTGCCTCCGATACCGAACGTGAGCGGATCGCGGAACTGCTGCGCGAGGCGGTGGCCGAGGGACGACTGGACATGGACGAGTTCGACCAGCGCCTCGAAACGGCCTACAAGGCCCGCACGCACGGCGAGTTGGAGCCGTTGGTCCAGGACCTTCCGGCGCCGGGCTCGGTGGTCGCTCCGGTCGGCTCGTCCGCGCCCGCCCCGCTGCGGGGCTCCGCGGCGAACTGGCCCGCGAGGATCGGCGGCAACGCCACCTCGAAGGGGGCGTTCGCCCTGTGGGGCGGGTTCAACCGAAAGGGCCGCTGGACGGTCGGCCGGATGTTCACCGCGTTCGCGATGTGGGGCGGCGGCGAGATCGATCTGCGCGAGGCGCACTTCGAGGACCGCGAGACCGTCATCCGCTGCATCACCATCATGGGCGGCATCCATGTGACCGCACCGCCCGAACTGAACGTCGATGTCAGGGGCGTCGGCATCATGGGCGGCTTCGGGGAGGGCTCCAACGAGGAGGGCGAGCCCGCTCCGGACGCCCCGTACGTGCGGATCACCGGCTTCGCCCTGATGGGCGGCGTCGGCGTGGACCGCAAGCGGACGAAGGCGGAGCGCCGCCGGCTGAAGGAGGCGAAGGAGGCCGAACGGGAGGCGCGCCGCCGCGAGCTGGAGGGCCCGGACGGCGGCGCGGACGGCGGTCGCCGCAAGGAACTCTGAGGGTCCGGGGGTCCGAGCGGCCCCTCAGGGCCTCACAGCGCGTCGGACCGGGGTGCGCCGGCCCGGTCCAGGACCTTCAGGTCCAGCCGGTCGCCGAGCGCGCGGTACCCGTCGTCGTTGAGGTGCAGATGGTCACCGGAGTCGTACGCGGCGAGGATCCGGTTCGGTGCGGCGGGGTCGCGTACCGCGGCGTCGAAGTCCACGTACGCGTCGAAGACCGTGCCCGCCCGGATCTGCTCGTTGACGGCCTGGCGCACGGCGTTGCGCTGGGGCGTCCAGGTGGCGAAGCCCTCGAACGGGGTCAGCGTCGCGCCGACGACCGTGAGCCCGCGCGCGTGCGCCCGGTCGGTGAGGGCGCGCAGGCTGTCCACGATGCGCTGGGGGTCGGCCTCGTGGGGGCGCTGCTGTACGTCGTTGATGCCGAGCGCCACGACGACCGTCCGGGCCCCGGCGACCGCCAGGACGTCACGGTCGAGCCGGTCGGTGCCCGACTGGCCCCCGGTG from Streptomyces sp. CA-278952 carries:
- the bcp gene encoding thioredoxin-dependent thiol peroxidase: MSERLKPGDPAPAFTLPDADGNEVSLADHKGRKVIVYFYPAALTPGCTKQACDFTDNLDLLTSAGYDVIGVSPDKPEKLAKFRDTENLKVTLVGDPAKETLEAYGAFGEKKLYGKVVTGVIRSTVVVDEDGKIEHAFYNVKATGHVAKIIRDLGI
- a CDS encoding DUF3618 domain-containing protein, which produces MSDARTPAQIEADIISRRKQLAVVLDEIGVRVHPKTIIGDAKAKAAQSVDRTAGRAFVAVNRSVSEVKAQFVAEDGSPRLERVIPAALLVVGVVGLLTVSGRRRR
- a CDS encoding GroES family chaperonin, giving the protein MSDNTHEGHRGATGSADDDKLPIRMLHDRVLVRNDASEGERRSGGGILIPATAAVGRRLAWAVVVAVGQNVRTVEPGDRVLYDPEDRAEVEVRGVAYVLMRERDLHAVAADRFEGSVDSTGLYL
- a CDS encoding DMT family transporter, with translation MAWVLLIIAGVLEVGWSIGMKYTEGFTRLWPSVFTGLGIVASMVLLSHAAKTLPIGTAYGVWVGIGAAGAAIVGMVALNEPATAARIFFVCLLLVAVVGLKATSGH
- a CDS encoding transglycosylase domain-containing protein encodes the protein MSDEPQHWAPRDPSGAAAAPGSHRGEPPANSGKSRKNGRKRRTGWRRAVPTWRMTLGTVLGLGLLLIGGFVAGYQFVDIPAANAAATAQSNVYLYSDGSVIARDGDVNREKVKLSQVPATVQHAVLAAEDRDFYSERAVDVKAMVRAGWNTVTGKGKQGGSTITQQYVKNYYLGQERTVLRKAKEFFIAVKLDREETKNQIFEGYLNTSYFGRNAYGIQAAAQAYYGKNVEDLTTAEGAYLACLLNAPSAYDVVAHPDSRRAAQHRWNYVLDGMVKENWLDAAERATTEFPTPGEARPPTGLSGQRGYIVQAVEDHLDQRGILDGKTLATGGYRITTTLDKAKQNAFVKAVDANVMSRTSAEREADRNVRVGGASIVPATGEVVALYGGIDYTKQYVSNATRRDYQVGSVFKPFVLTSAVVNDSTTQDGRRITPNTVYEGANKRMVVGAQGPTDYAPANEDDVDYGDITVRTATDKSVNSVYAQMAQDVGPGKVRDTAVALGIPTDTPDLIASPSIALGTANASVLDMTEAYATLADHGRHGRHVLVEKVTKNGTEIELPERTTDQAVSREAADTTTAVLRSVVEGGTGTAAQAVGRPAVGKTGTAEEDRAAWFAGYTPDLATVVAVMGQNPKTGAQTPLYGALGLPRVNGGGAPAETWAAYTEAALRSSPAQEFDLETAPGSDEEDEPQLDENPDGSTDPSSSSEPTTGPSGTPETNPAGSSPPTTGTDTGGTSGTDGGTNNTAGANGGSRETGSTGGTGGDGYSGENGDSGGG
- a CDS encoding ABC transporter permease encodes the protein MRLYAVVAGGAFRRYATYRTATAAGVFTNTVFGFIVAYTYIALWDARPQLGGYDTSEALTYVWLGQALLMACAMMGGGFEDELTERIRTGDIAVDLYRPVDLQLWWLASDLGRAAFHLLGRGVVPMFLGALAFDLALPGSPWTWPAFFVSVFLGVVVSFAVRFLVAMSAFWLMDGAGAMRIVSLAGLFFSGMLLPLNLFPGLLGEVARALPWSSLLQVPADVFLGKHTGWGLVEAYAFQGGWAVVLLLAGRLLQTAATRRVVVQGG
- a CDS encoding ABC transporter permease, which gives rise to MAESVVRTEKKAGVPGARGAPEAFPFPERPRLLEGVRAYGLIMAMWVRSTMAYRASFAMTVFGDFAVTAFDFVTILLMFSHVDALGGYTLQEIALLYGVSATAFGLCDLLLGSMDRVGRRVRDGTLDTLLVRPVPVLAQVAADRFALRRLGRITQGLLVLGYALVSLDIAWTPLKVLMLPMMVVSGAAIFGAIFVAGAAFQFVAQDASEVQNSFTYGGTTLLQYPPTIFGADLVRGVTFVVPLAFVSWLPALYVLDREYPVDLPEWVAFLPPLVAVACWGLAGIAWRAGLRAYRSTGS
- a CDS encoding ABC transporter ATP-binding protein → MGDGTGTGTGTGTGTGTGTGTGTGTGVGTGAGTTTATSTATTTTTGIGGDGDGFITLDGVEKVFQVRRRAGLLRRERREVRAVDGISFRVSRGEMVGYIGPNGAGKSTTIKMLTGILTPSGGRLRVAGIDPSRERTRLAHRIGVVFGQRTTLWWDLPLRDSYRLMHRMYRIPDRRYRENLDRCVELLDLGALLEVPVRQLSLGQRMRGDIAAALLHDPEVLYLDEPTIGLDVTSKAKVRQFLKELNTERGTTVLLTTHDLTDIEQLCNRVMVIDHGRLMYDGSLAGLHEVGESERMLVVDLESELPPIVLESEEAGGAPALRAVKVEGPRQWLAFPAAASAAPLVARIAADYPLVDLSVREPDIEAVIARMYASAP
- a CDS encoding DUF1707 SHOCT-like domain-containing protein, encoding MRASDTERERIAELLREAVAEGRLDMDEFDQRLETAYKARTHGELEPLVQDLPAPGSVVAPVGSSAPAPLRGSAANWPARIGGNATSKGAFALWGGFNRKGRWTVGRMFTAFAMWGGGEIDLREAHFEDRETVIRCITIMGGIHVTAPPELNVDVRGVGIMGGFGEGSNEEGEPAPDAPYVRITGFALMGGVGVDRKRTKAERRRLKEAKEAEREARRRELEGPDGGADGGRRKEL